In Arachis hypogaea cultivar Tifrunner chromosome 2, arahy.Tifrunner.gnm2.J5K5, whole genome shotgun sequence, a genomic segment contains:
- the LOC140172839 gene encoding uncharacterized protein: MGNETSPFQLLHPRCPDPNSTPERLCFSHTQSPSSALSPSSWPFPYLRPATASCRRRRSFQQPPSARSPSLHHAAAIDINLPFHRAEIATFLRRAATPPAALSLFSATTVPVRSPFEGTPPLSWSLGVSISHRAAIATFLRRATTPPLALSLFSAIIVPVRSPFEGLGKVGREMPVHCPEQARNVTIHIFHNNLITGENSYSKLSLVDLKSCLI; the protein is encoded by the exons ATGGGTAATGAAACGTCGCCGTTTCAGCTGCTACATCCTCGATGCCCAGATCCAAATTCCACTCCAGAACGCCTCTGCTTCTCTCACACTCAATCTCCATCCTCTGCACTTAGCCCTAGCTCCTGGCCGTTCCCTTACCTCCGTCCAGCCACCGCCTCGTGCCGCCGCCGTCGTTCCTTCCAACAGCCACCGTCTGCTCGCTCACCTTCCCTCCATCACGCAGCAGCCATCGATATCAACCTTCCATTCCATCGCGCAGAAATCGCAACCTTCCTCCGTCGCGCAGCCACGCCACCGGCGGCACTATCTCTGTTCTCCGCAACCACTGTCCCAGTTCGAAGCCCGTTCGAAGGTACTCCACCACTGTCTTGGTCACTCGGTGTCTCTATCTCCCATCGCGCAGCCATCGCAACCTTCCTCCGTCGCGCAACCACGCCGCCGCTGGCACTATCTCTGTTCTCCGCAATCATTGTTCCAGTTCGAAGCCCGTTCGAAG GTTTGGGTAAAGTGGGGAGAGAGATGCCAGTTCATTGCCCAGAACAAGCTAG GAATGTCACAATACACATATTTCATAACAATTTGATCACCGGTGAAAACTCATATAGCAAACTCTCTCTTGTTGATTTGAAGAGCTGTTTGATTTAG
- the LOC112756154 gene encoding hydroxyisourate hydrolase produces MMENNKEPLSLIIIIGFMLLLNLVLGVDSAEKFRITRHDFPNDFVFGSGTSAYQWEGAADEDGRTPSVWDTYAHDGYVHGGQNGDVACDGYHKYKEDVKLMVESGLEAYRFSISWSRLIPNGRGPVNPKALEFYNNLINELISNGIQPHVTLHNFDFPQALEDEYGGWISRKIVRDFTNYADVCFREFGDRVSYWITINEPNVFSLGGYDQGNGPPHHCSPPFCVNKSKRGNSTTEPYLALHHILLAHSSAVRLYRTKYKEKQNGFVGISVYSFGFFPNTTTEKDILAAQRARDFFVGWVMEPLLHGDYPTSMKKIAGTRIPTFTDRESKLVKGSYDFIGLIHYTNLNITDNSLVLESNLRDFSADMAVLMHGSDLFANAEYPIEPWGLIEELNHFKLNYGNPPMFIYENGQRTASNASLQDVSRVKYLQGYIGATLHSLRNGSNLKGYIAWSFIDLFELLDGYESSFGLYYVDRNDPELKRYPKLSAKWYSWFLKGRSFAVEAIELEKDSSHISIDHFFD; encoded by the exons ATGATGGAGAACAATAAAGAGCCTTTgagccttattattattattggttttaTGCTTCTTCTAAACTTGGTTTTGGGAGTTGATAGTGCTGAAAAGTTCAGAATCACAAGACATGACTTCCCAAATGATTTTGTCTTTGGTTCTGGAACATCTGCTTACCAG TGGGAAGGAGCTGCTGATGAAGATGGAAGAACTCCCAGTGTTTGGGATACTTATGCTCATGATG ggTATGTGCATGGTGGACAAAATGGAGATGTAGCTTGTGATGGATACCATAAATATAAG GAAGATGTGAAGCTCATGGTGGAATCAGGCCTTGAAGCCTATAGATTCTCCATTTCTTGGTCAAGATTGATTCCAA ATGGTAGAGGACCTGTCAACCCCAAGGCACTAGAGTTCTACAACAATCTCATCAATGAGCTCATCAGCAATG GAATCCAACCACATGTGACTCTACACAACTTTGATTTTCCACAGGCTCTCGAAGATGAATATGGAGGATGGATTAGCCGTAAAATCGT AAGAGACTTCACAAACTATGCAGATGTGTGTTTTAGAGAGTTTGGTGACAGGGTCTCTTACTGGATTACTATCAATGAGCCAAATGTGTTTTCCCTGGGTGGTTATGATCAGGGAAATGGTCCACCACATCATTGTTCTCCTCCATTTTGTGTTAACAAAAGCAAACGTGGCAACTCAACAACTGAACCCTACTTGGCACTTCACCATATTTTGTTAGCACATTCTTCAGCTGTAAGATTGTATAGGACAAAATATAAG GAGAAACAAAATGGATTTGTTGGTATCTCTGTGTACTCATTTGGGTTCTTCCCCAATACAACTACTGAAAAAGACATACTAGCAGCACAAAGAGCCCGTGATTTTTTTGTTGGTTG GGTGATGGAGCCCTTGCTGCATGGAGACTATCCCACTTCCATGAAGAAAATTGCAGGCACAAGAATTCCAACCTTCACAGATCGTGAATCAAAACTAGTTAAGGGTTCATATGACTTCATAGGTTTAATTCACTACACAAATCTTAATATCACAGATAATTCCTTGGTTCTGGAGAGCAATCTGAGAGATTTCAGTGCAGATATGGCTGTGCTTATGC ATGGATCTGATTTGTTTGCAAATGCTGAG TACCCTATTGAACCGTGGGGTCTGATTGAAGAACTGAATCATTTCAAGCTCAATTATGGCAACCCCCCAATGTTCATTTATGAAAATG GTCAAAGGACAGCAAGCAATGCATCATTACAAGATGTGTCAAGAGTGAAATACTTGCAAGGATATATTGGTGCCACACTTCATTCCTTGAG aaatGGGTCAAATTTAAAGGGGTATATTGCATGGTCTTTCATTGATTTATTTGAGTTACTGGATGGATATGAATCAAGCTTTGGTCTATACTATGTTGATCGAAACGATCCAGAGTTGAAGAGATACCCAAAACTCTCTGCAAAATGGTATAGTTGGTTCTTGAAAGGTAGAAGCTTTGCAGTTGAAGCTATTGAACTTGAGAAGGATTCATCACACATTTCTATTGACCACTTCTTTGATTAG